A stretch of the Acyrthosiphon pisum isolate AL4f chromosome A2, pea_aphid_22Mar2018_4r6ur, whole genome shotgun sequence genome encodes the following:
- the LOC100163463 gene encoding kelch-like protein 23, whose amino-acid sequence MDENDLQHLPCEGGQKKKFKRCKSKKIKNSSHTAEVIGVLQSLLIDKAFCDVKLETDDGTVIHGHKLILMSASPYFRIMFNSFEETDKDHVVIKGISSTILKLLINYIYSGEIILNEENVKDVLAAADLMKLFYIRIAYEKFLQT is encoded by the exons ATGGATGAAAATGATCTACAACATTTGCCATGTGAAGGTGgtcaaaaaaagaaatttaaaagatgtaaatcaaaaaaaattaaaaatagctcTCACACGGCAGAAGTAATTGGGGTCCTGCAATCATTACTCAT AGATAAAGCGTTTTGCGACGTTAAGTTGGAAACAGATGATGGTACAGTAATTCATGgacataaattgattttaatgtcAGCTAGTCCATATTTCAGGATAATGTTCAATAGCTTTGAAGAAACGGATAAAGATCATGTAGTTATAAAAGGAATAAGCTCAACCATTTTGAAactcttaataaattatatttacagtgGAGAAATAATTTTGAACGAAGAGAATGtaaag GATGTGTTAGCAGCTGCAGATCTCATGAAGTTATTCTACATAAGAATCGCATATGAAAAGTTTCTACAAACATAG